The DNA sequence GTATCTGGCCAACGGTGGTGGCACCGGCAGCTCGAGCGGGCAGAACTGGCAGGACCGCATCAGCAGCCACCTTTTCTGCTGAGAAATGGCATCATTCGTCAGGCGCGCGAGTGTGATCAGCATGACGCTGGTCACGCTCGCGCTCCTCCTCAACGGCTGCTCCCCGCAGCAAGGTCCCGCCCGCCCCGAGGACACCGCCCCACCGACCCTCGCGGACCTGTCGGCACAGGTCGACCCGACCAATGGCCGGATCGTTCTGCCATTGGACCGGTTCGACGTGTCCACGGTCGAACAGCGCACCATCGACTACGCGATCAATGTGCTTCTGTCCCGGTGCATGGCCCAGGCGGGACACACGTTCGCCGCGATCGACAATCGCGCCAGCGCGCAACGGTCCAACCTGCGCTATGGATTGTGGGTCGAGGCGGAAGCGGCCCGGTACGGTTATGCCGGGCCACCGTCAGGCCCGGAACAGCAGCAACTCGCCGAGCAGAACGCCCGCCCGTTCAGCGAGGCCGAACGGCGTCGCTACGTCGCGTGTGCGAAGTCGGCACCCATGCGCGACCTTCGGCTACCGGCGTTGCAGTCGCAGCACTTTGCCATGCAGACCTATCGCGAGACCATCTCCTCGGCCGACGGGCGCACGCTGATCGGATCGTGGCGGCAGTGCCTGGCGGGCCACGGGGTGACGACCCACGACGCCCCGGACCGGATCTGGGCACCGGACGGTGCACTTCCGACCGAGACCGAGGAGAGCCGCCGCATCGCGATGCTCGACGTACGTTGCAAGACCGAACTAGGTCTGGTGTCGAAGCTGGCCACGGCGGAGGCACGAGCGCAGGAATCCATCGTTCGGCAACACCATTCGGAGCTGCGCCTGCAACGTCGACAGATAGAAGATGCGCTCGCCACGGCCGAGCAGATCATCGCCGATACCCGCACCGCGGGTCATCCATGACGGCCACCGTGCCGGCCAGGCCATTTTCCTCGGCCGCACCCGGGTGCCTCGGCGGGCCGCTGACGGTCAGGCCGGTACGCCGGCGGCGAAGTCGACGTCGGCGGCGTCGATCGTGCCGGCGCGGCGGCCCGGAGCGCGCTGGAAGCTCCAGTAGAGGTTGGTGTGCGCGATCACCTGCGCCGGTGGGGGCGCGCCGTAGGCGGAAAGGTCCTCGGTGGTGTGGGCGTCGGCGACCAGCGTGGTGTCGTAGCCGCGGGTGAACGCGCCGTGCAGCGTGGAACGGACACAGGCGTCGGTCTGCGCGCCGGTCACGACGAGCCGCCCGACACCCCCGGCGGCGAGCACCTGCTCCAGGTCGGTGGCCTCGAACGAGTCGCCGTAGGCCTTGTGCACCAGCGGTTCGTCGTCGCGGCGCACCAGCTCCGGCACGATCCGCCACTGCTCACTGCCGGTGGGCAACTCCTCGCTGCGATGCTGCACCCAGACGACCGGGACACCCGCCGCGCGGGCGCGGTCGACCAGGGTGGCGATGTTGGCGACCACCCGGTCCCGGTCGTGGGCGCCGCGCACCACGCCGTTCTGCACGTCGATGACGAGCAGCGCGGTGCGTGGACGGTCGGTGAGCGTGGTCATGGCGGGGCTCCTTCGACGACGGCGATCCCCGCCAACTTAACGACCACCCCCGACACTTTCGGCGGTCACAGGAACCGGTGCATGAGGTGCAGGCCCACCCGGCCCAGGGTGGGATGGGCGAACGACTCCGGCACGGTGCCGACCACGGTGAACCCGAGCCGCCGGTAGAGCCGCACCGCCGCGGTGTTGGTCTCCACCACGGCGTTGAACTGCATCGCGGCGAAACCCTGCCGGCGGGCCCAGTCCAGCGCGTCCTCGCACAGCGCCCGGCCCACACCGCGACCCCGGGCGCCGGCGGCCACCATGAAGCTCGCGGTCGCCACGTGCGCGCCCGGGCCGGGCCGGTTGGCGCCCATCTTGGCGGTGCCCAGCACGACGCCGTCGGGGTCCACCGCCACCGAGGTACGCCCCGGCGGCCGTTCCACCCACACCTCCCGTGCCACCTCGGCCGACCAGCCCGGGTCGTAGGGAAAAGTGTCCCCGGCGGTGATGACGCCCTCGACGATCGGCCAGACCTGGCCCCAGTCGGCGTCGACATGGTCACGGATGCGCACGGCCGGCACGCTAGCCCGGCGGCGTCGCACCCGGCCACCCGTTTCCACCGGCCCCCGCCCCGGATCACCGTACGGCCATACTTGTCGCCATGCTCTGGGGTGTCAGCGGACCGGTCTTCCTCCTCGACTACCTGGGCGCGGTCGCCGTGGCCGTCGCACTCGCCCTGGCGGTGCGGGAGCTGACCGGCCGCCGGGCCCGGGGTGAGACACCCGACCGGGTCGAGCTGGCGTACCTCACCGACCGGGCGCTGCTGGCCTGCCAGGTGGGCGTGGCCGCGTTGCGCCGCACCGGCGGGGTGACCGTCGGCGAACTCGCCACCCTGCACGCGGAGGGTCCGCCGCCGGCCCGGCCGCCGACCCTGGTCCGCGCCCTGCACACCGCGCTGCGCCGCCCGCAGACCTGGGCCGCCGTCCTGGCCGACCCCGACGTCGGGCGGGCGCTGCGCCGGATGGTCGGCCGGCTGGTCCGCGACGGCTGGCTGCTCACCCGCGCCCAGCGCCGGCGGGTCGCCCTGGGCACGCTGCCGCTGTTCCTGGTCGCCGCCGTCGGCGTGACCCGGCTGGTGGACAGCGCGGTCGAGGGCCGCGCCGCCGGCGGCCCCGCCTCGGTCGCCGGGCTGCTGCTCTGCTGCCTGGCCACCGCGCTGGGCGGGTGGTGGCTGACCGAGGTGCCGGAGACCGGCGCCGCCGCGCGCCGCC is a window from the Micromonospora sp. DSM 45708 genome containing:
- a CDS encoding TIGR04222 domain-containing membrane protein, whose amino-acid sequence is MLWGVSGPVFLLDYLGAVAVAVALALAVRELTGRRARGETPDRVELAYLTDRALLACQVGVAALRRTGGVTVGELATLHAEGPPPARPPTLVRALHTALRRPQTWAAVLADPDVGRALRRMVGRLVRDGWLLTRAQRRRVALGTLPLFLVAAVGVTRLVDSAVEGRAAGGPASVAGLLLCCLATALGGWWLTEVPETGAAARRLLRRLRHEHADLDPERRPTWQGRDTDALLTAMALFGPRPLLAVDPAFAVQVGVDPERGRPRPERRPARR
- a CDS encoding GNAT family N-acetyltransferase, which produces MRIRDHVDADWGQVWPIVEGVITAGDTFPYDPGWSAEVAREVWVERPPGRTSVAVDPDGVVLGTAKMGANRPGPGAHVATASFMVAAGARGRGVGRALCEDALDWARRQGFAAMQFNAVVETNTAAVRLYRRLGFTVVGTVPESFAHPTLGRVGLHLMHRFL
- a CDS encoding cysteine hydrolase family protein, whose product is MTTLTDRPRTALLVIDVQNGVVRGAHDRDRVVANIATLVDRARAAGVPVVWVQHRSEELPTGSEQWRIVPELVRRDDEPLVHKAYGDSFEATDLEQVLAAGGVGRLVVTGAQTDACVRSTLHGAFTRGYDTTLVADAHTTEDLSAYGAPPPAQVIAHTNLYWSFQRAPGRRAGTIDAADVDFAAGVPA